A DNA window from Xanthomonas campestris pv. campestris str. ATCC 33913 contains the following coding sequences:
- a CDS encoding SgcJ/EcaC family oxidoreductase — translation MRRTLFSLVLALAATPALAGGVMHYTDKAALPADGEAREVAALFDTWNAALATGNPHKVADLYAPDGVLLPTVSNEVRASREQIENYFEMFLTKKPKGVINYRTVRLLDDDSAVDAGVYTFTLTDKNGKKSDVQARYTFVYEKRDGKWLIINHHSSAMPEVDTATASVSKTK, via the coding sequence ATGCGTCGCACCCTCTTCTCTCTGGTTCTGGCTCTGGCTGCCACCCCGGCGCTGGCTGGCGGCGTGATGCACTACACCGACAAGGCCGCACTGCCCGCCGATGGCGAAGCGCGCGAAGTGGCTGCGCTGTTCGACACCTGGAACGCGGCCCTGGCCACCGGCAACCCGCACAAGGTGGCCGACCTGTACGCCCCGGACGGCGTGCTGCTGCCGACGGTTTCCAACGAAGTGCGCGCCTCGCGCGAGCAGATCGAAAACTACTTCGAGATGTTCCTGACCAAAAAGCCGAAGGGCGTCATCAACTACCGCACCGTGCGCCTGCTCGATGACGACAGCGCGGTGGATGCGGGTGTGTACACCTTCACGCTCACCGACAAGAACGGCAAGAAGAGCGATGTGCAGGCCCGCTACACCTTCGTGTACGAAAAGCGCGACGGCAAGTGGCTGATCATCAACCACCACAGCTCGGCCATGCCGGAAGTGGATACCGCCACCGCGTCGGTCAGCAAGACCAAGTAA
- a CDS encoding OmpW/AlkL family protein, translating into MRKRSTLLFAALAAASVSAPALAQSKGDWLLGVGAHQVAPKSDNGSLAGGTLDVDVGTDIRPTITAEYFIADNWGIEVLAALPFEHDINIRGLGRVGSTKHLPPVVSLQYHFNSQGKVSPFVGAGINYTRFFSTETSGALAGNDLHLDASWGLAAHAGLDVKISDRGALRVDLRWIDIDSDASLNGNRIGTVNIDPLVYGVAYVHRF; encoded by the coding sequence ATGCGCAAGCGTTCCACTCTTCTGTTCGCAGCCCTGGCTGCCGCCTCGGTCAGCGCACCCGCACTGGCCCAATCCAAGGGTGACTGGTTGCTGGGCGTCGGCGCCCATCAGGTGGCGCCCAAGTCCGACAACGGCAGCCTGGCCGGCGGTACGCTCGACGTGGATGTCGGCACCGATATCCGCCCGACCATCACCGCCGAATACTTCATCGCCGACAACTGGGGCATCGAGGTGCTGGCGGCACTGCCATTCGAGCACGACATCAACATCCGTGGCCTGGGCCGCGTGGGCAGCACCAAGCACCTGCCGCCGGTGGTCAGCTTGCAGTACCACTTCAACAGCCAGGGCAAGGTGTCGCCATTTGTCGGCGCGGGCATCAACTACACGCGCTTTTTCAGCACCGAAACCAGCGGCGCACTGGCCGGCAATGACCTGCACCTGGATGCCTCCTGGGGCCTGGCGGCACATGCGGGCCTGGACGTGAAGATCAGCGACCGCGGCGCTTTGCGCGTGGACCTGCGCTGGATCGACATCGACAGCGACGCCAGCCTCAATGGCAACCGTATCGGCACGGTCAACATCGACCCGCTGGTCTACGGCGTGGCGTACGTGCACCGGTTCTGA
- a CDS encoding OmpW/AlkL family protein, with the protein MSTLIRTALAIALAASATPAFAQSAGHWTTGYGAGYVSPKSESGDFAGVRGEIKGAPALSFTYEYFLRNNLGIEVHAAVSGKHDLELAGVGKVGSYWSVPPSVLLQYHINGYGTVSPFVGVGINYTTFLGEDTDEALGSGDIRFDDSVGATAHVGVDFIFNERSGLRVDARWTDSSSNVDFNGTRLGKAQIDPLTYGVSYLVYF; encoded by the coding sequence ATGAGCACGCTTATCCGCACCGCCCTCGCCATCGCTTTGGCCGCTTCGGCCACTCCTGCTTTTGCCCAGTCGGCCGGCCATTGGACGACCGGCTATGGCGCGGGATATGTCTCGCCCAAGTCCGAAAGCGGCGACTTCGCTGGCGTCCGCGGCGAAATCAAGGGCGCGCCCGCGCTGTCGTTCACCTACGAATATTTCCTGCGCAACAACCTCGGCATCGAGGTGCACGCCGCCGTCTCGGGCAAGCACGACCTGGAGCTTGCGGGTGTCGGCAAGGTGGGCAGCTACTGGTCGGTGCCGCCGAGCGTGCTGTTGCAGTACCACATCAACGGCTATGGCACGGTGTCGCCCTTCGTGGGCGTGGGCATCAACTACACCACCTTCCTGGGTGAAGACACAGACGAAGCGCTGGGCAGTGGCGATATCCGCTTCGACGATTCGGTGGGCGCCACCGCGCACGTGGGTGTGGACTTCATCTTCAATGAGCGCAGCGGCCTGCGTGTGGATGCACGCTGGACCGATTCGTCCAGCAACGTCGATTTCAACGGCACCCGCCTGGGCAAGGCGCAGATCGATCCGCTGACCTATGGCGTGTCGTACCTGGTCTATTTCTAA
- a CDS encoding IS5 family transposase (programmed frameshift) yields the protein MRQKTYPSDMSREQFEHVLPILEQARKRTKPRRVDMYEVWCAVLYVLRTGCQWRALPSDFPKWRTVHSYFAKWSECDDEGVSLLEQALKKSQVGVARARQERNACTRFLIVDAQSVKNTDTAGQKGYDAGKKVSGIKRHIAVDTQGLPHAIAVTTAEVTDRKGALQALERCQSNLTHVQSLLCDSGYTGVRFADGVREILGEQLTVQIAKRSELHTFKVMPKRWIVERSFAWLEKNRRLWKNCERKLNTSLQFIHLAFLALLLRRS from the exons ATGCGCCAAAAGACCTATCCGAGTGACATGAGCCGGGAGCAGTTCGAACACGTGCTGCCGATTCTGGAACAAGCGCGTAAGCGCACCAAGCCACGCCGTGTGGATATGTATGAGGTGTGGTGCGCAGTGTTGTACGTGCTGCGAACCGGTTGCCAATGGCGAGCGCTCCCCAGCGACTTTCCAAAGTGGCGGACCGTGCACTCGTACTTTGCCAAGTGGAGCGAGTGCGACGATGAGGGAGTGAGCCTGCTGGAGCAGGCACTTAAAAAATC TCAGGTTGGCGTGGCCCGCGCCAGACAGGAGCGCAACGCCTGCACCAGGTTCTTGATCGTGGACGCGCAGAGCGTAAAGAACACGGACACAGCAGGGCAAAAGGGATATGACGCGGGCAAGAAGGTGTCGGGCATCAAGCGGCATATCGCTGTTGATACTCAGGGATTGCCCCATGCAATCGCGGTGACGACGGCGGAGGTGACCGACCGCAAAGGTGCGCTGCAAGCGTTGGAGCGCTGCCAGTCAAACTTGACGCATGTACAAAGCTTACTGTGCGACAGCGGTTACACCGGAGTACGGTTTGCCGACGGCGTGCGAGAGATTTTAGGCGAACAGCTCACGGTGCAGATTGCCAAGCGCAGCGAACTGCATACCTTCAAGGTCATGCCCAAGCGATGGATCGTCGAGCGTAGTTTTGCTTGGCTGGAGAAGAACCGAAGGCTATGGAAGAACTGCGAGCGCAAACTAAACACCAGCCTGCAGTTCATCCATTTGGCCTTCTTGGCACTATTACTCAGAAGATCGTGA
- a CDS encoding MBL fold metallo-hydrolase yields the protein MQPQVLAFFHADSNTFTYVVADTRTGAAAVIDPALDYAADTGAITTQAAQAIVDAVQQHGWQVQWLLETHAHADHLSAAQWLKQHWPDARVGIGEGITQVQQTLAPQYALPAGFRADGAQFDHLFADDERFALGAIACRVIAVPGHTSDSIAYLMGDALFPGDSLFMPDAGTARCDFPGGDARQLYASIQRLYALPDATRVFVCHDYGPGGRAIAHATTIGEQRRSNIHVRDGVDVEAYVAQRQARDAGLPEPKLMGPALQANLQAGWRG from the coding sequence ATGCAGCCGCAGGTCCTTGCGTTCTTCCATGCCGACAGCAACACCTTTACCTACGTGGTTGCCGATACGCGCACCGGGGCGGCGGCGGTGATCGACCCGGCGCTGGACTACGCTGCCGACACCGGCGCGATCACCACACAGGCGGCGCAAGCCATTGTCGATGCCGTACAGCAGCATGGCTGGCAGGTGCAGTGGTTGTTGGAAACGCACGCACACGCCGATCACCTCAGCGCCGCGCAATGGTTGAAGCAGCACTGGCCGGACGCGCGAGTCGGGATCGGCGAAGGCATCACACAGGTCCAGCAGACGCTGGCGCCGCAGTACGCATTGCCGGCCGGGTTTCGTGCCGATGGCGCGCAGTTCGACCATCTGTTTGCCGATGACGAGCGCTTCGCGTTGGGCGCGATTGCCTGCCGCGTGATTGCAGTGCCCGGGCACACCAGCGACAGCATCGCCTACCTGATGGGCGATGCACTGTTTCCTGGCGACTCGCTGTTCATGCCGGACGCGGGCACCGCGCGCTGCGACTTCCCCGGCGGTGACGCGCGTCAACTCTATGCGTCGATCCAACGCTTGTACGCCTTGCCGGATGCCACGCGCGTGTTCGTGTGCCATGACTACGGCCCGGGCGGGCGCGCGATTGCACACGCGACCACCATCGGCGAGCAGCGCCGCAGCAATATCCATGTGCGCGATGGTGTGGACGTGGAGGCTTATGTGGCGCAACGGCAAGCCCGCGATGCCGGCCTGCCCGAACCCAAGTTGATGGGCCCGGCGTTGCAGGCCAATCTGCAGGCGGGCTGGCGCGGCTGA
- a CDS encoding S1/P1 nuclease: protein MKTFSPLLLTLSVCAAALQPTAALAWGPQGHRLVARVAETELTPQARAQVSQLLAGEADPSLAGVATWADELRANDPDLGKRSGPWHYVNLGEHDCGYVPPRDCPDGNCVIAALEQQTAVLADRNQPLAARRQALKFVVHFVGDIHQPMHAGYAHDKGGNDFQLQVAGKGSNLHALWDSGMLNDRHLSDDAYLKVLLALPATAPTSPALPPPGAAWAQASCRIAITPGVYPDTHVLPPTYIATYRPIAETQLRVAGDRLAALLNAALRSP from the coding sequence ATGAAGACCTTCTCCCCGTTGTTGTTGACGCTCTCCGTGTGTGCAGCCGCGCTGCAGCCCACCGCCGCACTGGCCTGGGGCCCGCAGGGCCACCGGCTGGTGGCGCGTGTTGCCGAAACCGAATTGACGCCGCAGGCGCGCGCGCAGGTCAGTCAGTTGCTGGCAGGCGAAGCCGACCCCAGCCTGGCCGGTGTGGCCACCTGGGCCGATGAGTTGCGCGCCAATGATCCGGATCTGGGCAAGCGCTCGGGCCCCTGGCATTACGTCAATCTCGGCGAACACGACTGCGGCTATGTACCGCCGCGCGATTGCCCGGATGGCAACTGCGTGATCGCTGCGCTGGAGCAGCAGACCGCCGTGCTGGCCGATCGCAACCAACCGTTGGCCGCACGCAGGCAGGCGCTGAAGTTCGTGGTGCATTTTGTTGGCGACATCCATCAGCCAATGCACGCCGGCTATGCGCACGACAAGGGCGGCAATGACTTCCAGCTACAGGTTGCCGGCAAGGGCAGCAATCTGCACGCGCTGTGGGACAGCGGCATGCTCAATGACCGCCACCTCAGCGACGATGCCTATCTGAAAGTGCTGCTGGCCTTGCCGGCAACCGCGCCCACCTCGCCGGCGCTGCCGCCGCCGGGCGCGGCCTGGGCACAGGCGTCGTGCCGCATCGCGATCACGCCCGGCGTGTATCCCGACACGCATGTACTGCCACCAACCTATATCGCCACCTATCGCCCGATTGCCGAGACCCAGCTGCGTGTCGCGGGCGACCGGCTGGCCGCGCTGCTCAATGCGGCGCTGCGCAGCCCCTGA
- a CDS encoding IS5-like element IS1480b family transposase (programmed frameshift): MRQKTYPSDMSREQFEHVLPILEQARKRTKPRRVDMYEVWCAVLYVLRTGCQWRALPSDFPKWRTVHSYFAKWSECNDEGVSLLEQALKKSQVGVARARQERNACTRFLIVDAQSVKNTDTAGQKGYDAGKKVSGIKRHIAVDTQGLPHAIAVTTAEVTDRKGALQALERCQSNLTHVQTLLCDSGYTGVRFADGVREILGEQLTVQIAKRSELHTFKVMPKRWIVERSFAWLEKNRRLWKNCERKLNTSLQFIHLAFLALLLRRS; this comes from the exons ATGCGCCAAAAGACCTATCCGAGCGACATGAGCCGGGAGCAGTTCGAACACGTGCTGCCGATCCTGGAACAAGCGCGTAAGCGCACCAAGCCACGCCGTGTGGATATGTATGAGGTGTGGTGCGCAGTGTTGTACGTGCTGCGAACCGGTTGCCAATGGCGAGCGCTCCCCAGCGACTTTCCAAAGTGGCGGACCGTGCACTCGTACTTTGCCAAGTGGAGCGAGTGCAACGATGAGGGAGTGAGCCTGCTGGAGCAGGCACTTAAAAAATC TCAGGTTGGCGTGGCCCGCGCCAGACAGGAGCGCAACGCCTGCACCAGGTTCTTGATCGTGGACGCGCAGAGCGTAAAGAACACCGACACAGCAGGGCAAAAGGGATATGACGCGGGCAAGAAGGTGTCGGGCATCAAGCGGCATATCGCTGTTGATACTCAGGGATTGCCCCATGCAATCGCGGTGACGACGGCGGAGGTGACCGACCGCAAAGGTGCGCTGCAAGCGTTGGAGCGCTGCCAGTCAAACTTGACGCATGTACAAACCTTACTGTGCGACAGCGGTTACACCGGAGTACGGTTTGCCGACGGCGTGCGAGAGATTTTAGGCGAACAGCTCACGGTGCAGATTGCCAAGCGCAGCGAACTGCATACCTTCAAGGTCATGCCCAAGCGATGGATCGTCGAGCGTAGTTTTGCTTGGCTGGAGAAGAACCGAAGGCTATGGAAGAACTGCGAGCGCAAACTCAACACCAGCCTGCAGTTCATCCATTTGGCCTTCTTGGCACTATTACTCAGAAGATCGTGA
- the modA gene encoding molybdate ABC transporter substrate-binding protein — MRMTGFWRRTLCAVLLALPVLASAQTAPLTVFAAESLKESMDEAAAAYEQATGTPVRVSYAASSALARQIEQGAPADVFFSADLEWMDYLQQRGQVLPAQRRNLLGNTLVLIAPATSKVRVDLRQPGAIAKALGSDGRLAVGQTASVPAGKYAAAALRALSQWEGVSAHLAESESVRAALMLVSRGEAPLGIVYGSDARAEPKVRVVATFPADSHAPIVYPVAALKNSRNPKAAAFVQWLGSAPAKAIFVRRGFSLKD, encoded by the coding sequence ATGCGCATGACCGGTTTCTGGCGCCGCACCCTTTGCGCCGTGCTGCTCGCCCTGCCCGTGCTTGCCAGCGCGCAGACCGCGCCATTGACGGTGTTCGCTGCGGAGAGCCTGAAGGAATCGATGGATGAGGCCGCGGCCGCTTACGAACAAGCGACCGGCACGCCGGTCCGCGTGTCCTATGCCGCAAGTTCCGCGCTTGCGCGACAGATCGAACAAGGCGCACCGGCGGACGTGTTCTTCTCCGCCGATCTGGAATGGATGGACTATCTGCAGCAACGTGGGCAGGTGCTGCCTGCGCAACGCCGCAACCTGCTCGGCAACACCCTGGTGCTGATCGCGCCGGCAACCAGCAAGGTGCGCGTGGACCTGCGCCAGCCCGGCGCGATCGCCAAGGCATTGGGCAGTGACGGCCGCCTGGCAGTGGGCCAGACCGCGAGTGTGCCGGCCGGGAAGTACGCCGCCGCCGCGCTGCGTGCGCTGAGCCAGTGGGAGGGTGTCAGTGCGCATCTGGCCGAGTCCGAGAGCGTGCGTGCCGCGCTGATGCTGGTGTCGCGCGGTGAGGCGCCGCTGGGCATCGTGTATGGCTCCGATGCCCGCGCCGAGCCCAAGGTGCGTGTGGTCGCCACGTTCCCCGCCGACAGCCATGCCCCCATCGTCTACCCGGTGGCAGCGCTGAAAAACAGCCGCAATCCCAAGGCCGCGGCGTTCGTGCAGTGGCTGGGCAGTGCACCCGCCAAGGCGATCTTCGTGCGCCGCGGTTTTTCGCTGAAGGACTGA
- the modB gene encoding molybdate ABC transporter permease subunit produces MFTPEELTAIGLSLKVAVVAALASLPPGIACGWLLARRRFPGKALLDALLHLPLVMPPVVTGYALLVVLGTQGPVGSWLLEHLGIQFAFRWTGAALACAVMGFPLMVRAIRLSIEATDRRLEAAAATLGAGPWRVFFSITLPLAWPGLVAGVVLAFAKALGEFGATITFVSNIPGETQTLSSAIYGLMQVPGMESGVWRLAGVALAISLAALLLSEWLVRRPHPREEV; encoded by the coding sequence ATGTTCACCCCGGAAGAGCTGACCGCGATTGGCCTGAGTCTCAAGGTCGCGGTCGTGGCGGCGTTGGCGAGCCTGCCGCCCGGCATCGCCTGCGGCTGGCTGCTGGCGCGGCGGCGCTTCCCGGGCAAGGCGCTGCTGGACGCGCTGCTGCACCTGCCGCTGGTGATGCCGCCGGTGGTGACCGGTTACGCGCTGCTGGTGGTGCTGGGGACGCAGGGCCCGGTCGGCAGCTGGTTGCTTGAACACCTGGGCATCCAGTTCGCGTTCCGCTGGACCGGCGCGGCGCTGGCCTGCGCGGTGATGGGCTTCCCGTTGATGGTGCGGGCCATCCGGCTGTCGATCGAAGCCACCGACCGCCGCCTGGAAGCGGCGGCCGCCACGCTCGGTGCCGGCCCCTGGCGGGTGTTCTTCAGCATCACCCTGCCGCTGGCCTGGCCGGGTCTGGTGGCCGGTGTGGTGCTGGCGTTCGCCAAGGCCTTGGGCGAGTTCGGCGCAACAATCACGTTTGTGTCCAATATCCCTGGCGAAACGCAGACGCTGTCGTCGGCGATCTATGGCTTGATGCAGGTGCCCGGCATGGAATCGGGCGTGTGGCGGCTGGCCGGCGTGGCACTGGCGATCTCGCTGGCCGCGCTGCTGCTGTCCGAGTGGCTGGTGCGCCGGCCGCATCCGCGCGAGGAGGTCTGA
- the modC gene encoding molybdenum ABC transporter ATP-binding protein encodes MLDIDLQLQRGQFNRRIVIQDDERVVALVGASGAGKTTVLNAIAGLVRPQAGHIRIDGRCLYDHQQGVDLPTHRRRIGYVFQDARLFPHLDVRRNLDYGRHAGAAARFGFDDVVALLGIAPLLQRRTRNLSGGEAQRVAIGRALLSQPAILLFDEPLSALDQARREELIPYLQRVRDEIGLPMLYVSHNPDEVQRIASSVHVLD; translated from the coding sequence ATGCTGGATATCGATCTGCAGCTGCAACGTGGCCAGTTCAACCGACGCATCGTCATCCAGGACGACGAACGCGTGGTGGCGCTGGTCGGCGCCTCGGGTGCGGGCAAGACCACCGTGCTCAATGCGATCGCCGGGCTGGTGCGCCCGCAGGCCGGACATATCCGTATCGACGGGCGTTGCCTGTACGACCATCAGCAGGGTGTGGATCTGCCCACCCACCGCCGGCGCATCGGTTATGTGTTTCAGGATGCGCGCCTGTTTCCACACCTGGATGTCCGCCGCAACCTGGATTACGGGCGCCACGCAGGCGCTGCGGCGCGCTTCGGTTTCGACGATGTGGTGGCCTTGCTCGGGATTGCGCCGTTGCTGCAGCGGCGCACGCGCAATCTGTCCGGTGGCGAAGCGCAACGCGTGGCGATCGGCCGCGCCTTGCTGTCGCAGCCGGCGATCCTGTTGTTCGATGAACCGCTGTCGGCCCTGGATCAGGCACGACGCGAGGAGTTGATCCCCTACCTGCAGCGCGTGCGCGACGAGATCGGCCTGCCGATGCTGTATGTCAGCCACAACCCCGACGAAGTGCAGCGCATTGCCTCCAGCGTGCATGTGCTGGACTAG
- a CDS encoding flavin reductase family protein translates to MKRYQKQDFPVDQVRRFLEPGPVLLVSSAHRGQRNIMTLGWHMVLEFSPSLIACCIARGNHSFELVRRSKQCVINLPTAELLDTVVAIGNSTGAQIDKFAHFGLTAAASTQVDAPGIAECYASFECRLHDGRQINRHNLFVWEVVHAHVAPRPAVPKTVHYRGDGRFMLSGAEVSRRRLFTPEML, encoded by the coding sequence ATGAAACGCTATCAGAAGCAGGATTTTCCCGTCGACCAGGTCCGCCGTTTTCTCGAGCCGGGGCCGGTGCTGCTGGTGAGCTCGGCGCACCGCGGCCAGCGCAACATCATGACCCTGGGATGGCACATGGTGCTGGAGTTCTCACCCTCGCTCATTGCGTGCTGCATCGCGCGCGGCAACCACAGTTTTGAACTGGTCCGTCGCAGCAAGCAATGCGTGATCAACCTACCGACGGCCGAGCTTCTGGACACCGTGGTTGCGATCGGCAACAGCACTGGTGCGCAGATCGACAAGTTCGCACACTTCGGGCTGACTGCAGCGGCAAGCACGCAGGTGGACGCACCGGGCATCGCCGAGTGTTATGCCAGCTTCGAGTGCCGCCTGCATGACGGGCGGCAGATCAACCGCCACAACCTGTTTGTGTGGGAAGTGGTGCACGCGCATGTGGCGCCACGGCCCGCGGTACCGAAGACCGTGCATTACCGTGGCGATGGGCGTTTCATGCTCTCTGGCGCGGAGGTATCGCGGCGGCGCCTGTTCACACCGGAGATGCTCTAG
- a CDS encoding TonB family protein, whose product MLTDLSAFAWRVAVATTIAVIVCLLLRRPVRAWLGAPAAYAVWSCVPLAIVAAAVPGPPAATAALSMPLLRALPQPHGTPVLAPGWESALGIAWLVGAVAMAGWLWWWQSHFVRSLGPLRAQGNAVWSAGHDRGLPASLGVWRPRIVVPADFATRYSGVERQLIVAHERLHLRRGDLQANLFAAVLLCLGWCNPLVHLAWRAFRLDQELACDAGVLARHPRLRRRYADAMLKTHFGSAGAATVCHWTTPHALVQRIAALRALAPHGRTAGAALRQWNTPLVMLLALLASAAAWAAIPTRAPAVTHAGSTPRPPVDYATLTPPRYPKDAMDARLEGSVELKIRMDASGVPQQIVILRSQPAGVFDAAVLAAARQWRLVPDKVHGRPVPTTVRVPVQFALDPPDEVAVPPGTDAPAAAGAQPARCAASACAAKKG is encoded by the coding sequence ATGCTCACTGACCTGAGTGCATTCGCCTGGCGCGTTGCCGTGGCGACCACCATTGCCGTGATCGTGTGCCTGTTGCTGCGCCGGCCGGTGCGCGCGTGGCTAGGCGCGCCGGCGGCGTACGCGGTGTGGAGCTGCGTGCCGCTGGCGATCGTGGCGGCGGCGGTGCCCGGCCCACCTGCCGCCACTGCCGCGTTGTCGATGCCTCTGTTGCGCGCCCTGCCACAGCCGCATGGCACGCCCGTCCTCGCGCCTGGATGGGAAAGCGCGCTGGGCATTGCCTGGCTTGTGGGCGCCGTGGCAATGGCCGGGTGGCTGTGGTGGTGGCAGTCGCACTTTGTGCGCAGCCTCGGGCCACTCCGGGCGCAGGGCAACGCGGTGTGGTCGGCCGGTCATGACCGCGGCCTGCCGGCATCGCTCGGTGTGTGGCGGCCGCGCATCGTGGTGCCGGCCGACTTCGCCACGCGTTACAGCGGCGTGGAGCGTCAATTGATCGTGGCGCACGAGCGGCTGCATCTGCGCCGTGGCGATCTGCAGGCAAACCTGTTCGCCGCCGTGTTGCTATGCCTGGGCTGGTGCAATCCGCTGGTGCACCTGGCGTGGCGCGCATTCCGCCTGGATCAGGAGCTGGCCTGCGATGCCGGCGTGCTGGCACGGCATCCACGGTTACGCCGCCGCTATGCCGACGCCATGCTCAAGACCCACTTCGGGAGCGCTGGGGCGGCGACGGTGTGCCACTGGACCACGCCGCATGCGTTGGTGCAGCGAATCGCCGCATTGCGTGCGCTTGCCCCGCATGGCCGCACGGCCGGTGCAGCACTGCGCCAGTGGAACACGCCCTTGGTGATGCTGCTGGCGCTGCTGGCCAGCGCCGCTGCGTGGGCAGCGATTCCCACGCGCGCGCCTGCCGTCACGCACGCCGGATCAACGCCACGTCCGCCGGTGGATTACGCAACGTTGACGCCACCGCGATACCCGAAAGATGCGATGGATGCCAGGCTCGAGGGCAGTGTCGAATTGAAGATCCGCATGGATGCGAGTGGCGTGCCGCAACAGATCGTCATCCTGCGCAGCCAGCCTGCCGGTGTGTTCGATGCCGCGGTGCTCGCTGCCGCCAGGCAATGGCGCTTGGTACCCGACAAGGTGCACGGCAGGCCGGTGCCAACCACCGTAAGGGTGCCGGTGCAGTTTGCGTTGGACCCGCCCGACGAAGTCGCTGTACCACCAGGCACTGATGCGCCCGCTGCAGCGGGCGCGCAGCCTGCGCGCTGCGCCGCGTCCGCATGCGCCGCAAAGAAGGGCTGA
- a CDS encoding BlaI/MecI/CopY family transcriptional regulator, with product MQVLWERAPRTAEEVVAALAHTGWAEPTIKTLLNRLLNKGAVAAHKDGRKYHYAPVLLREHWVQQQSEGLLQRVFGGRVAPLVAHFSARGKLSASDLAELKQLIKDLDDAH from the coding sequence ATGCAAGTGCTGTGGGAGCGTGCGCCGCGTACGGCCGAGGAGGTGGTGGCCGCCCTGGCCCACACCGGCTGGGCCGAGCCCACCATCAAGACCTTGCTCAACCGGTTGCTCAACAAGGGGGCGGTGGCGGCGCACAAGGATGGGCGCAAGTATCACTACGCGCCGGTGCTGCTGCGCGAGCACTGGGTGCAGCAGCAAAGCGAAGGACTGTTGCAGCGGGTATTCGGCGGCCGCGTCGCGCCGCTGGTGGCGCACTTCAGCGCGCGCGGCAAACTCAGCGCGTCCGATCTGGCAGAACTGAAACAGCTGATCAAGGACCTCGATGATGCTCACTGA